In the genome of Pseudomonas lalucatii, the window CGTGCTGCTGCGCGACGCCTCCCTCACCTCCAAGGTCCTGCGTGTCGGCAACAGCGCATACTACAACCCTTCGCAGGAAAGCATCCGGACTATCTCGCGGGCCATCGTGCTGATCGGTTTCGACAACGTGCGCCTGATCGGCCTGGCGGTGAGCCTGATCGACGGCCTGCTGACCCGGGCACCCCGCGAGCAGTTGCAGGCGTTGCTGGCTCGTTCCTTTCACGCCGCGGTGCAGGCGCGCAACATCGCCGGCTACGTGCTGTCCCGGCACCAGGAAGAAGTCTTTATCGCCGCGCTGCTGTTCCACCTGGGCGAACTGGCGTTCTGGGGGGGCGGTGGCGAGCAGGCAAATGAGCTGGCCGGCGCCCTGGCGCAGCCGGGCGTCGATGAGGAGGCGGCGGTGCGCGCCGTGCTCGGCACCAGCTTTCGCCAGTTGAGCCAGGGCCTGGTCAAGGCCTGGAATCTCGGCGAAATCGCCAGTCTGGCCCATGGCAGCGCCAACCAGAACGATCCGGCGGTGTATGCGGTCAACCTCGGCACGCGGATCAGCGAGGCCGCCCTGGAGGGCTGGGACTCGCCGGCCATGGAACGCCTGGTGGGGCAGCTGGCCGCATTCGTCGGGGTGACCCGGGAGGAGGCCATGCAGCAGGTGTTGGCCAGTGCCGAAGAGGCGGTCAGGGTGGCCGTCACCTTCGGCGCCGGCAAGCTCTGCAGCCTGATTCCCAACACCGACCCCGAGCAGATCCGCCTGCAGCAGGAACAGCGCCGGGCGCGCCTGCTGCAGCCCGACCTGCAGCTGCTGCAGGCGGCGCTGCAGGAACTCGGGCAGATGGCGGTGCGGCGCGGTGAGGTCGGCTCGATTCTCGATACCCTGCTCGAGGGCCTGCACCGCGGTGCCGGGCTGGAGCGGGTGATGCTGGCGGTGCTGGCCGACGGCCAGAGTCGTTTTCGCGCCAAGCGGGTGACCGGCGAGGGCACCGCCGGCTGGCTGAGCGACTTCGAGCTGCCGTTCGATCCGGCCGCGCAGAGC includes:
- a CDS encoding HDOD domain-containing protein, which gives rise to MDTRSHGLQSWIERLSEAELPALAAVVQDLHRLAQEESASVKQLADVLLRDASLTSKVLRVGNSAYYNPSQESIRTISRAIVLIGFDNVRLIGLAVSLIDGLLTRAPREQLQALLARSFHAAVQARNIAGYVLSRHQEEVFIAALLFHLGELAFWGGGGEQANELAGALAQPGVDEEAAVRAVLGTSFRQLSQGLVKAWNLGEIASLAHGSANQNDPAVYAVNLGTRISEAALEGWDSPAMERLVGQLAAFVGVTREEAMQQVLASAEEAVRVAVTFGAGKLCSLIPNTDPEQIRLQQEQRRARLLQPDLQLLQAALQELGQMAVRRGEVGSILDTLLEGLHRGAGLERVMLAVLADGQSRFRAKRVTGEGTAGWLSDFELPFDPAAQSHIFGYVLRHREALWMGVPASYGLSDLVTQAMREKLGQGMFFIAPLLAGKREIGVLYADSRVSGRALSHEQFVAFQRFALLAGRCLEALSRRG